The window TCGGCCACGCGGCGCGCAAAACCCATCTCGTGCGTGACGATGACCATGGTGACGCCGGTACGCGCGAGTTGCTGCATCACGTCGAGCACCTCGCCGACCATTTCGGGATCGAGCGCGGACGTGGGTTCGTCGAACAGCAGCACCTTGGGCTCCATGGCCAGTGCGCGGGCAATCGCCACGCGTTGCTGCTGCCCGCCCGAAAGCTGGCCCGGCAACTTGTGGGCGTGTTGCGCCAGCCCGACCTTGTCGAGCAGCGCCAGCGCGCAAGCCTCGGCTTCGCGCCTGGCCATGTGCCGCACACGCACCGGGCCGAGCGCCACATTCGCCAGCGCGGTGAGATGCGGGAACAGGTTGAAGCTCTGGAACACCATGCCGACCTCGGCGCGGATCTTGGCCAGGCCGCGGCCGCGCACAACCTTGTCGCCTTCGACGAGCACCTCGCCGCGCTGGTAGTCCTCGAGCAGGTTGATGCAGCGGATCAGAGTCGATTTGCCCGAGCCGGACGGGCCGATGATGACCACGACCTCACCCGCGTTCACGTCGAGGTCGATGCCGTGCAGGGCCTCGAATGCGCCGTAGAACTTGTGCAGGCCGCGGATCTGGATTTGTGCCGGTGTGGTCATGGGTTCAGCCGTCGATCAACGTGTCGCAGCGCGGTGCCGGCCTTCGAAGAAGCCGACCAGCCGCACCAGCGGCAGCAGCAGCAACAGGTAGAGCAGGGCCGCGCCGATCAGCGGTGTGGGGTTGGCTGCGAGCGCTTGCGCTTGCGTGGCTTGCTTGAGCAGATCGGGCATGGCGACGACCGACGCCAGTGCCGTGTCTTTCAGCACGTTGATGCAGTTGCTGGTCAGCGGCGGCACCACGATGCGCAGCGCCTGGGGCAACACCACATCGCGCATGCGGTTGAAGAAACCCAGGCCGATGGCGTCGGCGGCCTCGAACTGGCCTTTCGGGATCGCCTCGATGCCGGCGCGCAAGATTTCGGCGGTGTAGGCACACGAGACAAGCGACAGCGCCGTGGCTGCCGCGGTGAACGAGGTGAGCCGGATGCCGACGAAAGGCAGGGCGTAATACACCAGCACCAGCAACACCAGCAAGGGGATGGATCGGAACACATCGATGTAGACACGCGCCACGGCGCGCAGCCACAACGGACCATACAGCCGCAGCAGCGCCATCAGCAGGCCGCCGGCGAAGCCGAGGCCGATGCTCACCGCGCCGAGCACGATCGTGATCCACAGGCCTTCGAGCAGCATCGGCAATGCGCTGCGGAACACCGGCCAATTGAAAAACGTGTCGAGCAGATCCATGCGGGGCGCGGTGTCGGTTCAGTCTGCTCTTGTTTACTTGGGTACGTCCATCACCTTGACGCTCGATGAGGTATCCGGCGGCACGGTGCCGAACCACTTCTTGTGGGTGGCCGAGACGAAACCTTCCTTCTTCAACGTCGTCAGGATGTCGTTGACCTTGGCCGCGTCGGGGAAAGTCTTGGCGAACATGAAGGAATAACGTTCGTTGGTCGGAATGCGCGCGGCGATGCGGTACTGCGGCTTGTCCTTGATGTAGTACTCCACGGCCGGGATGTCGCTGATGTAGCCGTCGATGCGGCCCGCGGCCAGGTCGAGCATGGCCGGCGCCAGGCCTTCGTAACGCGTGATCTTCGCGATCTTCAGCTTGGCCGTGTTCTCGGTCGCGTAGATGTCGCCGGTCGAAGCCGTGTCCACGCCCACCGTCTTGCCGGCAAGGTCTTCGAGCTTGTCGATCTTGGTGGCCTTGAGCACGGACAGCGACTGGTCGCTGTCGTAGTACGGCTGCGCGAAGGCCAGCGATTCGAGGCGCTTGGGCGTGATGGTGATGCTGGAGATGGCCATCTGGATGCGGCCCGACTGCACGGCGGGGAACAGGCCGTTGAACGGGATGTTCTCGATGGCCACGGTCTTGCCCGCGCGCTTGGCGACTTCGTTGACCATGTCGATCTCGAAGCCGATGAACTTGCCGGAAGCGTCCTGGAACTCCCAGGGCACATTGCCGATGTTCGCGCCCACCGTCCAGTCGGCGGCATTGGCGGACAGCGTGGTGGCGGCGGCCAACGTCAGCGCGAGCCGGCTGACGAATGTCTTGAGTTTCATGCGATTCATGCGGGTGGCTCCTGTGGGGCTTTGAATTTCCGCGGCGACCGGGATAGGTGGGCGGACGGGCAAAGATACCAAAATGAATCAAATAAATCAATAAAAAAAATAATGAAACGTTTAATCCAATCTGGTGCAGGCATGCACCTTGTTGGTGTGTCTGTGCATCGATTCGGACCGCCTACGTTTGCACGGCATTTGCATTCGATGCGCTGGAAACCGCGTGCGCAGCGCGGCCCCTGCCATCGGCGTCTTCGACGCCATTGGTACAAACCCGTTCGCCAGAGCGATGGCTTCGGGTGGATAAACATGTCGTTCCACTTCATTTCCAACGCCACCGATGCTGTCTTTCGCGTCCATGTCGAATCGCACCATTTGGGGCCTGTTGCGCTGGGGCATTCCTGGATTCGGTGCGTTGATCCTCGTCGCCATGTGGGTCATGGGCACTGCGAATATGCGGCAGGACAAGGAGCGTACCGAGGCGGAGGCCTACCGTCGCTCGGACGCATCGACGCAGGCGTACGAGGCCTACATCCTGCGCGCACTCCAGCAGATCGACCAGCTGGAGGGCTTCATTGCGGAAAACGCCCCGCTGACGGATTCGGACGCGGCGTTGACGCGCCTGCTGGCGCAGGCCCTGCAGCACCAGCCGAACCTGAGCAGCCTCTATGTCACGAACGAACATGGCGACATCGTCGCCGTCGCCCTTCGGGACGGCAAGGCGACCGCCACCGGGTCGGCGAAGGATCGCGCCTATTTCCAGGTCCACGAGGAGGCCCGGTGGCGCGGACTCTACGTCGGAGAGCCCACGCTGGGACGTGTCAGCAAATCCTGGGTGATCCATCTCAGTCGCGCCAGGTTCAAGGCCGATGGCTCCTTCGCAGGCGTGGTGGTGGCGACGGTCAACCCGGGATTCCTGGTCGACTTCTACAACGAGGCACAGTTCGGCAAGCGAGGGCTGGTCAGCCTCACGGGGTTGGACTGGACGCTCAGGGCGCGCCGATCGGGCGAACGGGTCTGGTACGGCGACCGTGCCGGCCCTGCTTCTCTCGCCCCGCGTGTCGAAACCGCGCCGGCCGGACACTACTTCGCCGAAAGCCGGCTGGACGGAATCTCGCGCTTCATCGCCTATCGCGTGATCTCGCCCTACCGGGTCGTGGCCTACACCGGCCTGGCCAGGGACGAGGTTCTGGCCGAGTACGAAGCGCGCCGCGACAGGCTCAGGGAATTCCTCGTCTTCGCGACGGGCGTCGTGCTTCTCGCGACCGGTGCCCTGACGTTGCTGGTGCTGCGCCTGCACGCGTCGCGGCTGCGGGCCGCCGCGGCGGAGGACCGTTTCCAGGCGGCGTCCGATGCGCAGCTCGATCCGTTTTTCATGCTCTCCGTGAAGCGCGCCGAAAGCGGCGCACCCGGCGACTTCGTATGCGAACATGCCAATCCTCCCGCGCTGCACTGGCTCGCGCGCGAGCGAGCGCAGGTGGTGGGGCAATCCGCCTTGAGCCTGGTTCCGAAGGACCTGAGGCCTCACCTGCGCGAGGTCTACGAAACCGTGCTGCTGACGCGCGGGCCGCTGGAGGAGGAATTCTCTTGGCACACGAAGCAGGGCGAGGTGCGGCGGGTGGTGCAGCAGGTCGTGCCCGTCAGCGACGGGCTTGCCATCACCATGCGCGACATCACCCAGACCCGCGCCAAGGAAGAACTGCTGCGAGAGCAGCGGGTGGCGCTGGAGCACAACGAGCGTCAGCTGCTGGCGATCACCAACAACGTGCCCGTGCTGATCTCCTATGTCGACCGCGATCGCACCATCGTGTTCGTCAACGAGACCCACCGACGTTGGTACGGGTCCACGTGGCAGACGCCGGTTGGCAAGAAACTGTTCGAACACTGGAGCCCGGCCGTCCAGGAGGAGCGGATTCCCTATGTGATCCGGGCCATGGGCGGCGAACGCGTGGAGTTCCTCGCGAGCCGCGAAACGGTCGATGGCTTGCGCACCCTGCAGAGCATCTATGTGCCGGACGTGGATGCCGATGGCCTGGTGCAGGGCATCTACATGCTGAGCTTCGACATCACCGATTTCAAGCGGACGGAGGCCGAGCTCTCCAACCTGCTGTACCGGGACACCTTGACCGGCCTGGACAACCGGCTTCGATTCAATGAGCTCCTGCCCCAGGCCCTGGCCAGGGCCAAGCGGTCCTCCAAAGGGATCGCATTGCTGTTCCTGGACGTCGACAGGTTCAAGCACATCAACGACACCCATGGGCACGCCATCGGCGACGACGTCCTCAAGAAGGTGGCGAAGAGACTCCGGCAGGTCGTGCGCGAGACGGACATGGTGGTTCGCCTGGCGGGCGACGAATTCATCCTGCTGCTCGAGGAACTCGGTGGCCCGAAGGAATCCGAAGCCGTGGCGTCCAAGGTGGTGGCGCAATTTCGCACGCCCTTGTCATTGGGCACCATTTCCCTCCCGGTCACGGTCAGCGTCGGGGTCGCCTACGACGACGGCACCGGGCTCAGTGGCAAGGCCTTGCTGCAGATGGCCGATGAACAGCTCTATGCGGCGAAGGCGGCCGGACGCAACGCGTTTTCGGCGGCGCGGTACTGAGCGGCGTCGCGCCTGTGCCGCTGTCAGGCGAAGGCCTCGCGGGGCCGCGGCGCCTTGCCGAAGTCCCGCTGCGCCAGCCAGAACACCGGCCCCGCCAACAAGGCCGCCGCGGCCAAAGCCACGAAGGCGATGCCGAAGTGCTGGCCGTCGCCGACGATCAGGTTCGCGGCGCCGGGGCTGATGGCCGCGCCGATGCCCTGCAGCGTCATCACCAGCCCGAGCGCGGTATTAAAACGCCCGCTGCCGCGGGTGTAGCGCTGCACTAGCAGCGGCGTGGCCACGCCGAGCGCGCCAGCGGCCAGGCCATCCAGGACCTGCACCGGGATGTTGTTCCACTCGCTGGTGAAGGCATAGGCCAGCGCGCCGCGCAACGGCAGCACCAGGATGGCGGCATAGAAGAACCAGGCCACGTCGAAACGCCGGCTGCGCGACACCCACAACGCGACCGGAATCATCGTGAGCTGCGCGACCACGATGGCGATGCCCGTCCACAGCAGCGGGGCCGAGCCGGCCACCGTCGCGGCCAGACGCTGGTTCAGCAGGGGCAGCATGGCCGCATTGCCGAGGTGGAAGAACGCACAGGCCAGGGCGAACAGCAGCAGCGGCCGGTTGCGAAAGAGGGCGCGCACCGGTGCGTGGCCTTCGGCGTCCACCACCGCGGGCGGTGCGTCCTGAGGCTCATTGCCGCGCGCGGCCTCATGGTCGATGTCGGCCGGCCGGATGGCCAGGATCGACAGGAGTGCGCCGCAGGCCATCGCGCCCATGACCGCCAGCATCCACGGCGCGCCGAACCAGTGCGCCGCCAGGCCGGCGCCGATGGCCGACACCATGTTGCCCGCGTGGCTGAACGCCTCGTTGCGGCCGGTCTGGCGCTTGAATCCGGCGGATCTGGCCAGGCCGAGCGTGAGCGCGGCCATGGCGGCGGCCAGCAGGGCGCCGGCAACGCCGGTGACGATCTGCGAGGCCATCAGCAGCGGCCCCGCGAGCGTGGTGAAGGCCAGGGCGCTCGCGCCCATGATGGCCACGGCCGAGACCGCTGTCATGGCGCGCTTGGCGGATGCGCGGTCGACCCAAGCGCCCGCCAGCGGTGTCATGGCCACGGCCGCCAGTCCCCCGGCGGTCATGGTGTAGCCGATCCAGGCCTGCGGCACCTTGTTTTCCTGCAGGTACGTCGCGAGGAACGGCCCGAGGCCGTCCCGCACGTCGGCCATGAAAAACGCGAGCCAGGAGAGCGCGATCAGCGAGGTCGGAAGCGTCGATGGACCGCGCATGGCCGCCTCCTAGGCCGTTTGTCCGGGGCCGAACGGCTGGCCGTTCACGCTGTGCGCTTCGATGACGCGGCCTTCGCCCGTGGCCAGTGGCCGCGCCGGCCCCTCGGCCACGACCTGGTCGCCGATCTGCAGGCCGAGCGCGGCCAGGCCATCGGGCCGGGTGTGCACGAAATCGCCGTTGTCGAGCACCACGCCGTTGGGCTCGCCGTGCTTGGCATAGTTGAAACGCAGCACGCGGCCCTTGGCTTTGGCATGCGCGACGGCTGGCGTGGGCTCGACGCCATCGATGGCGGCCACCCGGGCCAGACGGTACACGAAATGCGCGGACTCGCCCTTGGGTGAAGGGCCTTCCTCCGCGCCTTCGATGCGCAGTTGCTGGCCCGGTTGCAGCGCGCGCAGCATTTCGCCGACGCTGGCGTCCTGGGGATCGGTCACGAACTGCGTGGGCGTGCCGTCGGTGTCGATCAGCAGCCCTTCGATGCCGCCCTTGGGGCTGTAGATGAGTTGGGTGAACTGGCCTTCGATGGCCCAGAGTTCGGTGGCGTGGTGGTGTGGTTTGGGCATGGTGAGGTCCTCAGGGTCGGTTGGAAAAATGGTTCAGGATGCGGGCACGGGTGGTGCCGGCGGGACGGGTGGCACGGGTGGGACGGGTGCGGTCGCGCCCGCGGGCATGGGCCGCGGCGGATGGGCCCGACCCGGCCCGCGCGGGCTGCCCGGCGCCGGGGGCTCGCGACCGGGGCCGGCGAACAGTTCGCGCATGGTCTCGGCCGAGCTGCCGATGGCGGTGGCTTCCAGTGCGCTGCCCTGGGGCGTGCGGCTGCCCCAGCCGCGCGCCCAGACGCTGCTGCCGACCTGCAGGCCGGGCACGAGGCCGGCGCCCAGGTGCGGCGCGAAACGCACGATGCTGCCGTTGTCGAGCAGCACGCCGTTCGCGTCGCCGCGGTCGGTATAGAGCAGCCGCGCCACCTTGCCGCTGGCGCTCATCGCGGTCAGCGCGGCGGGATCGCGTGGCGGTGGCGGGGGCAGGCCGGTGGCGGGCGGCTGGATGTCGACGCGCCGGTTGCCCGCGCCGACGCTCGCGGCGCGCACGACTGGCAGGTTCGGCGTGCGCCAGCCCGTCACCTGCACGGTGTCACCGGGCTTGAAGTTCTGCAGCATGGTGGTCGACAGGTGCGGTGGGAAGCCGACCTGCGTGCCGTCGGCGAGCATCAGCCCATCGACTTCGCCGTTCGGATTGACAAGCCACTGCTGGATGCGGCCGGTGACAGCGGACGGCGCGGACGGCGCCTCCAACGGGGGGGGCGGCGCGAGTGGGGCGGCGGGTTGGGGCGCGGGCTGAGCCCAGGCGCCAACAGCGGCGAGGGTCAGCGCGGAGAAAAGGGTGGAACGTCGAAGGGTTCGCATGGCAAGGCTCCTGTTGGATGAGGTGCCTCTGGCTTCTCAAGTCCCGTGCCAGTGCGAAATCCCTTATAAATCAAGGGCCTGCGGCGCGAGAGGGCGCCGATGTGGATGACCGGCGGACACCATGGTGTCCGCATCGGGGACGGTTTGTCGTTCAGCCGCGACTCACCATTTCATTTCGCCCTTCGCCACCTTGGCGCTGATCTCCAGCGAACCCGGTTCGCCGGCCTTGGGAAACTGCTTTTTCATCGCCTTGATCAGCGCTTGCGAATTGGCGGCCTTGGCGGCCTCGCGGTCGAAGCTGCGGATGTAGTCGGCCGTGTACCTGGCGGCGTTCAGCGCCTTCGACGCACCCGGCAGGTAATGGCCGGGCACGACCACCGCCGGCCGCAGCTTCTGGATGTCGGCCAGCGTCGCGAGCCAATCGGCGTGCGATTGCGGCGTCTGCGTGTCGGCCATCCACACATGCAGGTTGTTGGCCAGCACCACGCCGCCGACCACGGCCTTCAGCGAAGGAATCCACACATAGCTGCGCTCGGGCTGCGCGCCGTCGAGTCCCTTGATCTCCAGCGTCCGGCCTTCGATCGAAAGGCTGTCGCCCTGCAGCACCTCGGGCACGATGGTGGCGACCGGCGCGTCGGCCTTGAGTTGCGGGCCCCAGAACGCGAGTTTGCCCGCGGCGGTTTCCTGGATGTGCGCCACGGTCTGCGGCGTGGCCACGATCTTCGCGTCGGGGAAGGCGGCATGGATGGTTTCCAGGCCGAAGTAGTAGTCCGGGTCGCCGTGGCTGATGTAGACGGTGGTGAGTTTCTTCCCGCTGGCGCGGATCTTCCCGACCAGCTGGAGCGCCTGGGATTGGCCGAACTGCGCGTCGATGAGCACCGCTTCGCGCTTGCCGCTGACCAACACCGAGGAGACCGGGAACACAGCTTCGTGGCCGGGGTTGTAGACGTCGAGTTGCAGCGGGCCGGCGGCCATGGCGGGGGCGACGAGCGCGGCGGCGGCGATGGCAGCGAACGCGCGGCGCGTGGTGGAGGCGAGGTGGTTCATGGTTTGACGGGATGGGTGGGTTGCGATGGCCGAATGTTAGTTGTGAAAAATGAATTGAAAAACCCTAGAATCCGCGCTAATTTGTTGCTGGAAATCGCTCTAATCACGCGATCGAAATGGATGGATACGTTGAAGGCCATGCAGGTGTTCGTGGCCGTGGCGGACGCGGGCAGCCAGACGGCCGCCGCCGAGCGGCTGGACCTCTCACGCCCCGTGGTGTCGCGCTACGTGGCCGAGCTCGAAGCCTGGACCGGTGCCCGCCTCCTGCACCGCACCACGCGCAAGCTGAGCCTGACGCCGGCCGGTGGCGAAACCCTGCAGCGTTGCCGCGAGGTGCTGGCGCTGAGCGACGACATGCGCTCGGCCGTGGCGCTGCCGGACCCCACGCCCCAGGGCCTGCTGCGGATCACGGTCAGCACGTCGTTCGGGCAGATGCAGCTGGCCGCGGCCGTGGCCGATTTCGTCAAGCGGCATCCCGCCGTGAGCGTCGACCTGGTGATGCAGGACCGTGCGGTGAACCTCGTGGAGGAACGCATCGACCTGGCGGTGCGCATCGCCTCCGAACTCGATCCCAACCTCATCGCGCGCCGGCTCACGGTGTGCCGTTCGGTGGTGTGCGCCGCGCCCGCCTACCTGGCCGTGCATCCGCCGATCCGCCGCATGGCCGATCTGGGCGTGCACAACTGCCTGACCCATTCCTACTACGGCAAGACCCTGTGGCACTACGAGCAGGATGGCGAGCCGTCTTCGGTGGCCGTGGGCGGCAACCTCAGCGCCAACGAATCCACCTCGCTCATGCAGGCCACGCTGGCCGGGCTGGGCGTGGCCCTGTTGCCGACCTTCATGGCGGTGCCGCTGCTGCGCAGCGGCGAACTGGTGGCGGTGTTGCCCGCGGTGTGCCAGCGCGAGCTCGGCATCTACGCCGTGTATTCCTCGCGCCGCAACATGCCGGCCGCCTTGCGGGCCATGCTCGACTTCCTGGCCGAGCGCTTCCCGCCCGAGCCGCCGTGGGACCGGCCGGCGGACGCCTGCCTCAAAGACGCAAAAGCAAGGCCGAAGCCGCGCACACCAGGAGGAAAGGCAGGCTGATGCGGTGAAATTCGCGCAGGCCGTTGGGCAGTTTCGCCAGGCGCAGCGCGATCAGGTTGGCCAGCGATCCCAGCACGCAGCCGAAGCCGCCCACGCTCACGCCCGCAGCCAGCGCGGGCAGGTCGCGCACCGTGCCGTCGAGCAGGATGGCGGCCGGCACGTTGCTGATCACCTGCGAGGCGGCAATGGCCGCGAGGTAGGCGCGCCAGCCCTCATTGATGGGCCACTGCTTGAGCAGCGCGGCGATGGCCGGCAGCTCGGCAAGCTGGCGCAGGTCGACGAACATCAGCGCGATGATGGCCAGGAGCGCCCAGTCCACGCCGCGCAGCACGCGCGGATACAGCAGCAGGAAGGCGCCGAACACCAGGCCCAGCCCGGCCAGCAGCCAGTGCCGGTCGAGTGCAATGACGAAGGCGACGAACAGCACGCCGGCCAGCGTCAGCAGGCGCGGCTGCACCGGGGCCGCGTCGGGCGCGGGCTTGAGCGCGATGGCCGTCTTCGGCACCAGCACCCACACGGCGACGAACAGCCAGAACAGCATCACCGCCACGGTCGGCGCCATCATGCCCATGAAGCCGAAGAAGCTGTCGCCCGAGCGGTGCCAGAGGTAGAGATTCTGCGGATTGCCGATGGGTGTGAGGGCCGAGCCGGCGTTCACGGCCAGCGCCTCCAGCACCACCAGCCGGGCCAGCGGCAGGTGCGCCTGCGTGGCCAGCACGCGGGTCAGCGGCACCAGCAGGAACAGGCTCACGTCGTTG of the Rhodoferax koreense genome contains:
- a CDS encoding SLC13 family permease; the protein is MTDSQATPPPFPAASKADTPEDAPGGNHLLWVLVAVAIGFAVFNPRAPADYLKLVDWQTVGALAGLLAITQGVERSGMLQATAQKLLGRMTDLRGLALLLTAAAALLSALVTNDVSLFLLVPLTRVLATQAHLPLARLVVLEALAVNAGSALTPIGNPQNLYLWHRSGDSFFGFMGMMAPTVAVMLFWLFVAVWVLVPKTAIALKPAPDAAPVQPRLLTLAGVLFVAFVIALDRHWLLAGLGLVFGAFLLLYPRVLRGVDWALLAIIALMFVDLRQLAELPAIAALLKQWPINEGWRAYLAAIAASQVISNVPAAILLDGTVRDLPALAAGVSVGGFGCVLGSLANLIALRLAKLPNGLREFHRISLPFLLVCAASALLLRL
- a CDS encoding LysR family transcriptional regulator → MDTLKAMQVFVAVADAGSQTAAAERLDLSRPVVSRYVAELEAWTGARLLHRTTRKLSLTPAGGETLQRCREVLALSDDMRSAVALPDPTPQGLLRITVSTSFGQMQLAAAVADFVKRHPAVSVDLVMQDRAVNLVEERIDLAVRIASELDPNLIARRLTVCRSVVCAAPAYLAVHPPIRRMADLGVHNCLTHSYYGKTLWHYEQDGEPSSVAVGGNLSANESTSLMQATLAGLGVALLPTFMAVPLLRSGELVAVLPAVCQRELGIYAVYSSRRNMPAALRAMLDFLAERFPPEPPWDRPADACLKDAKARPKPRTPGGKAG
- a CDS encoding MBL fold metallo-hydrolase, with translation MNHLASTTRRAFAAIAAAALVAPAMAAGPLQLDVYNPGHEAVFPVSSVLVSGKREAVLIDAQFGQSQALQLVGKIRASGKKLTTVYISHGDPDYYFGLETIHAAFPDAKIVATPQTVAHIQETAAGKLAFWGPQLKADAPVATIVPEVLQGDSLSIEGRTLEIKGLDGAQPERSYVWIPSLKAVVGGVVLANNLHVWMADTQTPQSHADWLATLADIQKLRPAVVVPGHYLPGASKALNAARYTADYIRSFDREAAKAANSQALIKAMKKQFPKAGEPGSLEISAKVAKGEMKW
- a CDS encoding amino acid ABC transporter ATP-binding protein, which codes for MTTPAQIQIRGLHKFYGAFEALHGIDLDVNAGEVVVIIGPSGSGKSTLIRCINLLEDYQRGEVLVEGDKVVRGRGLAKIRAEVGMVFQSFNLFPHLTALANVALGPVRVRHMARREAEACALALLDKVGLAQHAHKLPGQLSGGQQQRVAIARALAMEPKVLLFDEPTSALDPEMVGEVLDVMQQLARTGVTMVIVTHEMGFARRVADRVIFMEAGRVIEQAPPETFFTQPREERTRAFLQAIYQH
- a CDS encoding amino acid ABC transporter permease, with product MDLLDTFFNWPVFRSALPMLLEGLWITIVLGAVSIGLGFAGGLLMALLRLYGPLWLRAVARVYIDVFRSIPLLVLLVLVYYALPFVGIRLTSFTAAATALSLVSCAYTAEILRAGIEAIPKGQFEAADAIGLGFFNRMRDVVLPQALRIVVPPLTSNCINVLKDTALASVVAMPDLLKQATQAQALAANPTPLIGAALLYLLLLLPLVRLVGFFEGRHRAATR
- a CDS encoding transporter substrate-binding domain-containing protein; its protein translation is MNRMKLKTFVSRLALTLAAATTLSANAADWTVGANIGNVPWEFQDASGKFIGFEIDMVNEVAKRAGKTVAIENIPFNGLFPAVQSGRIQMAISSITITPKRLESLAFAQPYYDSDQSLSVLKATKIDKLEDLAGKTVGVDTASTGDIYATENTAKLKIAKITRYEGLAPAMLDLAAGRIDGYISDIPAVEYYIKDKPQYRIAARIPTNERYSFMFAKTFPDAAKVNDILTTLKKEGFVSATHKKWFGTVPPDTSSSVKVMDVPK
- a CDS encoding bifunctional diguanylate cyclase/phosphodiesterase, with product MSNRTIWGLLRWGIPGFGALILVAMWVMGTANMRQDKERTEAEAYRRSDASTQAYEAYILRALQQIDQLEGFIAENAPLTDSDAALTRLLAQALQHQPNLSSLYVTNEHGDIVAVALRDGKATATGSAKDRAYFQVHEEARWRGLYVGEPTLGRVSKSWVIHLSRARFKADGSFAGVVVATVNPGFLVDFYNEAQFGKRGLVSLTGLDWTLRARRSGERVWYGDRAGPASLAPRVETAPAGHYFAESRLDGISRFIAYRVISPYRVVAYTGLARDEVLAEYEARRDRLREFLVFATGVVLLATGALTLLVLRLHASRLRAAAAEDRFQAASDAQLDPFFMLSVKRAESGAPGDFVCEHANPPALHWLARERAQVVGQSALSLVPKDLRPHLREVYETVLLTRGPLEEEFSWHTKQGEVRRVVQQVVPVSDGLAITMRDITQTRAKEELLREQRVALEHNERQLLAITNNVPVLISYVDRDRTIVFVNETHRRWYGSTWQTPVGKKLFEHWSPAVQEERIPYVIRAMGGERVEFLASRETVDGLRTLQSIYVPDVDADGLVQGIYMLSFDITDFKRTEAELSNLLYRDTLTGLDNRLRFNELLPQALARAKRSSKGIALLFLDVDRFKHINDTHGHAIGDDVLKKVAKRLRQVVRETDMVVRLAGDEFILLLEELGGPKESEAVASKVVAQFRTPLSLGTISLPVTVSVGVAYDDGTGLSGKALLQMADEQLYAAKAAGRNAFSAARY
- a CDS encoding MFS transporter → MRGPSTLPTSLIALSWLAFFMADVRDGLGPFLATYLQENKVPQAWIGYTMTAGGLAAVAMTPLAGAWVDRASAKRAMTAVSAVAIMGASALAFTTLAGPLLMASQIVTGVAGALLAAAMAALTLGLARSAGFKRQTGRNEAFSHAGNMVSAIGAGLAAHWFGAPWMLAVMGAMACGALLSILAIRPADIDHEAARGNEPQDAPPAVVDAEGHAPVRALFRNRPLLLFALACAFFHLGNAAMLPLLNQRLAATVAGSAPLLWTGIAIVVAQLTMIPVALWVSRSRRFDVAWFFYAAILVLPLRGALAYAFTSEWNNIPVQVLDGLAAGALGVATPLLVQRYTRGSGRFNTALGLVMTLQGIGAAISPGAANLIVGDGQHFGIAFVALAAAALLAGPVFWLAQRDFGKAPRPREAFA